Proteins encoded within one genomic window of Bombina bombina isolate aBomBom1 chromosome 1, aBomBom1.pri, whole genome shotgun sequence:
- the MIPOL1 gene encoding mirror-image polydactyly gene 1 protein isoform X4, whose translation MLQGRSFLALSSLVCVVPEGLNPYSDMAGLVAYFFFTREMHLRRQRKLSDDPRIASGHEADERHPESRDVVVRRVYRPRLYRERPELTSLPDDIVYQRYRFPKDVILNIYELVKHDLEPKTRRGHAIPGVVKLMNCLHFFATGSFQHTSSTVSGVSQSAFSRSFQPVMDALKKHLPTFIKFPSGESELSKIKQHFYSKFRIPNVIGCIACTHIAICAPYGDPEIYINRNGWHSLNVQVVCDHNCEIIYVLSAFPGSTHDAYILRESALYRDFMCAESKSGCLLGDMGFPCYNWLLTPIGNPQTASQIKYNEAHAKARVVVERAFSILKSRFRCLHKTEGALKYSPSKVADIVVVCCILHNIALQEKIPIEVEDISEEDMSSLETEDTADSLAATDTRDRIVSNYF comes from the exons gaagaagcTTCCTTGCTCTTTCTAGTTTGGTTTGTGTTGTTCCAGAAGGACTTAACCCATATTCTG acATGGCTGGGCTCGTGGCTTATTTTTTTTTCACTCGTGAGATGCATCTTAGAAGACAACGAAAGCTCTCAGATGACCCTAGAATTGCCAGTGGTCATGAGGCAGATGAGAGACACCCTGAGTCCAGAGATGTAGTGGTGCGACGTGTTTACAGACCCAGGCTTTATAGGGAGAGGCCAGAGCTCACATCACTGCCTGATGATATTGTATACCAGCGCTATAGATTCCCAAAGGATGTCATCTTAAACATCTATGAGTTGGTAAAGCATGACCTGGAACCAAAGACCAGGAGGGGTCATGCTATTCCTGGCGTGGTCAAGCTTATGAActgcttgcatttttttgcaactggTTCGTTTCAGCACACATCAAGCACTGTCTCTGGAGTCTCTCAAAGTGCTTTTTCAAGGTCTTTTCAACCAGTAATGGATGCACTTAAAAAGCACCTGCCTACTTTTATAAAATTCCCCTCTGGAGAATCTGAGCTTTCCAAAATTAAGCAACATTTTTATTCCAAATTTAGAATCCCTAATGTGATTGGGTGCATAGCTTGCACCCACATTGCTATATGTGCCCCTTATGGTGACCCCGAAATCTATATAAATAGAAATGGGTGGCATTCCCTGAATGTGCAGGTAGTCTGTGACCACAATTGCGAAATTATTTATGTCCTCTCAGCATTCCCTGGTAGTACCCATGATGCTTATATTCTGAGGGAATCTGCCTTATATCGGGACTTTATGTGTGCTGAAAGCAAATCTGGATGTCTGTTAG gagATATGGGTTTTCCCTGCTACAACTGGCTTCTGACACCAATTGGAAACCCACAGACAGCGTCCCAGATCAAATACAATGAGGCACATGCAAAAGCCAGGGTGGTAGTTGAGAGGGCATTTAGCATCTTAAAGAGCAGGTTTAGGTGCTTGCACAAGACAGAGGGGGCACTGAAATACAGCCCAAGCAAAGTTGCTGATATAGTAGTTGTCTGCTGTATCCTTCACAACATTGCCTTACAGGAAAAAATCCCCATAGAGGTAGAGGACATATCAGAGGAGGATATGTCAAGTTTGGAGACAGAGGATACAGCAGATTCTCTTGCAGCAACAGACACAAGGGATAGAATTGTCAGCAACTATTTTTAA
- the MIPOL1 gene encoding mirror-image polydactyly gene 1 protein isoform X3 — protein sequence MAGLVAYFFFTREMHLRRQRKLSDDPRIASGHEADERHPESRDVVVRRVYRPRLYRERPELTSLPDDIVYQRYRFPKDVILNIYELVKHDLEPKTRRGHAIPGVVKLMNCLHFFATGSFQHTSSTVSGVSQSAFSRSFQPVMDALKKHLPTFIKFPSGESELSKIKQHFYSKFRIPNVIGCIACTHIAICAPYGDPEIYINRNGWHSLNVQVVCDHNCEIIYVLSAFPGSTHDAYILRESALYRDFMCAESKSGCLLGKSCIIEICADVCKVFTIILIFFYYFFSGDMGFPCYNWLLTPIGNPQTASQIKYNEAHAKARVVVERAFSILKSRFRCLHKTEGALKYSPSKVADIVVVCCILHNIALQEKIPIEVEDISEEDMSSLETEDTADSLAATDTRDRIVSNYF from the coding sequence ATGGCTGGGCTCGTGGCTTATTTTTTTTTCACTCGTGAGATGCATCTTAGAAGACAACGAAAGCTCTCAGATGACCCTAGAATTGCCAGTGGTCATGAGGCAGATGAGAGACACCCTGAGTCCAGAGATGTAGTGGTGCGACGTGTTTACAGACCCAGGCTTTATAGGGAGAGGCCAGAGCTCACATCACTGCCTGATGATATTGTATACCAGCGCTATAGATTCCCAAAGGATGTCATCTTAAACATCTATGAGTTGGTAAAGCATGACCTGGAACCAAAGACCAGGAGGGGTCATGCTATTCCTGGCGTGGTCAAGCTTATGAActgcttgcatttttttgcaactggTTCGTTTCAGCACACATCAAGCACTGTCTCTGGAGTCTCTCAAAGTGCTTTTTCAAGGTCTTTTCAACCAGTAATGGATGCACTTAAAAAGCACCTGCCTACTTTTATAAAATTCCCCTCTGGAGAATCTGAGCTTTCCAAAATTAAGCAACATTTTTATTCCAAATTTAGAATCCCTAATGTGATTGGGTGCATAGCTTGCACCCACATTGCTATATGTGCCCCTTATGGTGACCCCGAAATCTATATAAATAGAAATGGGTGGCATTCCCTGAATGTGCAGGTAGTCTGTGACCACAATTGCGAAATTATTTATGTCCTCTCAGCATTCCCTGGTAGTACCCATGATGCTTATATTCTGAGGGAATCTGCCTTATATCGGGACTTTATGTGTGCTGAAAGCAAATCTGGATGTCTGTTAGGTAAGAGTTGTATTATTGAGATCTGTGCAGATGTTTGTAAGGTGTTTAcaattattttgatatttttttattattttttttcaggagATATGGGTTTTCCCTGCTACAACTGGCTTCTGACACCAATTGGAAACCCACAGACAGCGTCCCAGATCAAATACAATGAGGCACATGCAAAAGCCAGGGTGGTAGTTGAGAGGGCATTTAGCATCTTAAAGAGCAGGTTTAGGTGCTTGCACAAGACAGAGGGGGCACTGAAATACAGCCCAAGCAAAGTTGCTGATATAGTAGTTGTCTGCTGTATCCTTCACAACATTGCCTTACAGGAAAAAATCCCCATAGAGGTAGAGGACATATCAGAGGAGGATATGTCAAGTTTGGAGACAGAGGATACAGCAGATTCTCTTGCAGCAACAGACACAAGGGATAGAATTGTCAGCAACTATTTTTAA
- the MIPOL1 gene encoding mirror-image polydactyly gene 1 protein isoform X1 codes for MLQGRSFLALSSLVCVVPEGLNPYSDMAGLVAYFFFTREMHLRRQRKLSDDPRIASGHEADERHPESRDVVVRRVYRPRLYRERPELTSLPDDIVYQRYRFPKDVILNIYELVKHDLEPKTRRGHAIPGVVKLMNCLHFFATGSFQHTSSTVSGVSQSAFSRSFQPVMDALKKHLPTFIKFPSGESELSKIKQHFYSKFRIPNVIGCIACTHIAICAPYGDPEIYINRNGWHSLNVQVVCDHNCEIIYVLSAFPGSTHDAYILRESALYRDFMCAESKSGCLLGKSCIIEICADVCKVFTIILIFFYYFFSGDMGFPCYNWLLTPIGNPQTASQIKYNEAHAKARVVVERAFSILKSRFRCLHKTEGALKYSPSKVADIVVVCCILHNIALQEKIPIEVEDISEEDMSSLETEDTADSLAATDTRDRIVSNYF; via the exons gaagaagcTTCCTTGCTCTTTCTAGTTTGGTTTGTGTTGTTCCAGAAGGACTTAACCCATATTCTG acATGGCTGGGCTCGTGGCTTATTTTTTTTTCACTCGTGAGATGCATCTTAGAAGACAACGAAAGCTCTCAGATGACCCTAGAATTGCCAGTGGTCATGAGGCAGATGAGAGACACCCTGAGTCCAGAGATGTAGTGGTGCGACGTGTTTACAGACCCAGGCTTTATAGGGAGAGGCCAGAGCTCACATCACTGCCTGATGATATTGTATACCAGCGCTATAGATTCCCAAAGGATGTCATCTTAAACATCTATGAGTTGGTAAAGCATGACCTGGAACCAAAGACCAGGAGGGGTCATGCTATTCCTGGCGTGGTCAAGCTTATGAActgcttgcatttttttgcaactggTTCGTTTCAGCACACATCAAGCACTGTCTCTGGAGTCTCTCAAAGTGCTTTTTCAAGGTCTTTTCAACCAGTAATGGATGCACTTAAAAAGCACCTGCCTACTTTTATAAAATTCCCCTCTGGAGAATCTGAGCTTTCCAAAATTAAGCAACATTTTTATTCCAAATTTAGAATCCCTAATGTGATTGGGTGCATAGCTTGCACCCACATTGCTATATGTGCCCCTTATGGTGACCCCGAAATCTATATAAATAGAAATGGGTGGCATTCCCTGAATGTGCAGGTAGTCTGTGACCACAATTGCGAAATTATTTATGTCCTCTCAGCATTCCCTGGTAGTACCCATGATGCTTATATTCTGAGGGAATCTGCCTTATATCGGGACTTTATGTGTGCTGAAAGCAAATCTGGATGTCTGTTAGGTAAGAGTTGTATTATTGAGATCTGTGCAGATGTTTGTAAGGTGTTTAcaattattttgatatttttttattattttttttcaggagATATGGGTTTTCCCTGCTACAACTGGCTTCTGACACCAATTGGAAACCCACAGACAGCGTCCCAGATCAAATACAATGAGGCACATGCAAAAGCCAGGGTGGTAGTTGAGAGGGCATTTAGCATCTTAAAGAGCAGGTTTAGGTGCTTGCACAAGACAGAGGGGGCACTGAAATACAGCCCAAGCAAAGTTGCTGATATAGTAGTTGTCTGCTGTATCCTTCACAACATTGCCTTACAGGAAAAAATCCCCATAGAGGTAGAGGACATATCAGAGGAGGATATGTCAAGTTTGGAGACAGAGGATACAGCAGATTCTCTTGCAGCAACAGACACAAGGGATAGAATTGTCAGCAACTATTTTTAA